The following coding sequences are from one Williamwhitmania taraxaci window:
- a CDS encoding helix-turn-helix domain-containing protein: protein MKLYIKNMVCPRCISAVEQELAKIGIIPSSVRLGEVILNRPLTLDQRESFEKHISAIGFELLDDNRKRIIDRIKTLVIENIHHTLSIKQKENFSNIIARDLHRDYSFLSNLFSEVEGRTIEHFIIQQKIEKVKELLVYDELTLNEIADKLGYSSVAYLSGQFKKVTGLTPTKFKQLGDSKTRKMLDSI, encoded by the coding sequence ATGAAACTCTACATAAAAAATATGGTTTGCCCACGCTGCATTAGTGCAGTGGAACAAGAGTTGGCGAAAATAGGAATTATACCATCAAGCGTTAGACTAGGTGAGGTAATTCTTAACAGACCGTTAACCTTAGACCAGCGAGAATCCTTCGAAAAGCATATTTCAGCTATTGGCTTTGAACTGCTCGATGATAACCGAAAACGAATTATTGACCGGATAAAAACGCTGGTAATTGAAAATATACACCATACTCTTAGTATTAAACAGAAAGAGAACTTCTCAAACATAATAGCCCGCGATCTTCACCGTGACTACTCCTTCTTAAGCAACCTATTCTCGGAAGTAGAGGGACGAACAATTGAGCATTTTATAATTCAACAAAAAATTGAAAAAGTTAAGGAATTACTGGTGTATGATGAATTAACACTTAACGAAATAGCTGATAAACTTGGCTATAGTAGTGTTGCCTACCTTTCGGGGCAATTCAAAAAAGTAACCGGGCTAACCCCCACAAAATTCAAGCAGTTGGGGGATAGTAAAACACGGAAGATGTTGGATTCAATCTAG